TCAAGCAGGACGAGCTCCTCGGCGATTGGATCTACGAGGGACCGAGCGTTCTTGGCATGGAGACGCTCTCGGACTACGCGAAGGTCGTGCGCGTCGTCGCCGACACGCGCCCGTCGAAACGTTGGGATGTCGAACGCGCCCTTCGCGAACGCATCACGCGTCGCCTCGACTCCGATGGGTTCCGCACCCCGATCCCGCCCACGATCGCCGAGCGCCCCGGCGAGCCCGCGCGCTGAGGCCGTGTACTAGACCCGTTTGACACGATCAAGAGCGCCACCGCGCCCGCCGTCGGGTAGCGCTCGTCAGGGCGGCGCCCGATCCGCGGTCTCGAGCACCGTGCCGTCCGATCGGGAGAACCGCGGCAGTCCGTCCACGATCTGCACCGAGAACCGCTTGTGGTGGATCAGCCGGTGGTGTCGCCGACACAGCAGCACGAGGTTCGACAGCGCGGTCGGACCACCGTTGGTCCAGTGGACAACGTGGTGCGGGTCGCACCACGAAGGCGGTCTGCCGCAGTCGGGGAAGGCACACCCGCCGTCTCTCACCATCAGCGCCTTTCGGATCCACGGCGGGGTGATCCGGGTGGTCCGTCCCACGTCGAGCGGTCTCAATGTCGCGTCGGTGATCACCCGGCTCACCTGGGCATCACACGCCCACATCAGCGCGTCCGCCGCGGAGATGGCGCCGACGTCTGCGAGCCGACCGCCAAGTCGCGCTCCGGCGGAGCGAGCGGTGCCCGGCCCGTTCTCCCTTCGACCGAGGCTCCCCACGTCGATGGTGACGATGACGTGGGGACGCTCCCCGGCCACGGTCGGCCGGTCCGAGGAGTCGAGCCACTGGCGGCAGATCTCCCCCAGGGCGTCGGCCCGACGACGGGCGGGGGAGCGGGCATCGGTCCGGTCGTTCGAGCGAACCTCCGTGTCCTGCACCGCCCGGAGCGCGGTGATCATTACCTGGGTGGTCTCGGCGTTCAGATCGCCAAACACCTTGCCCCGGCCAACGAGCGTCGGTGAGAGATACAGCTCCTGGCGATCGTCCTCGGCCTCGTCGGCGTGGTCGTGGCGCCACCGCGCCACGACGTCTTTCAGCTCCTCGACGGAGAGCGTTCGGGCGGCAGCGACCAGTGACTCCTCGGCCCGGGCGAACTGCTCGGGCGCTTCCTCGCGGGCCGACGCGAGGAGCGTGATCGCCGACGATGAGAGCTCGCCAGAGGCGAGCGCGTCGGCGGCGACCGGCATCGCCTCCAATGCCCGAGCCATCCGAACGTGACCGGCTGCGGTCAACGGCGCGACGCGATGTCTGGAGGCGAGCCACGATGCCAACGAGAGATGGCCGTCGCGCGCATGAGTGCCCCGCCGCTCCAGTTCGGCGACCCGACGGCCACGCTCGACTTCGAACACGCGGGTGGCGTGTTCGAGCTCGTCGAGGTCCGATGCGAGTTGCTCCTCACTCAGTGCGAACACGTCCGTGGACCGGAGTTCATCGAGCGCGGATCGAAGCGTGCTCATCGCACGTACGACGATAGGCAACGCTCGTTCGCGCCGCAGTGAGGTCGGTCACACCTCCGACGAAATAGGTAGGTCCACAGAATCACGCCCCCTGCGGGTGATGGGCGAACGCGGCTCAGGGATGCCACGTTCGAACGCAGGTGACAACACGACTGACGGCGGGTCACAACGCGACCGACGGCGAGGTAACGGGGCAGCAGCGGGCGATCCGGAGGGACGGCGCCTGACGGCGAGTGACGGCGCGTCAGCACGGCGGCCGCTACGCTGACGCCGTGCCGAACGCCACGTTCGCATCCATTGAGGAACTTCAACAGCGGCTCGCCGCCGAGCGCTACCTCGCAGACCGTGGACTCGCGACGGCGATCTACCTCGCCGTCTCTCTCGACAAGCCGCTCCTGCTCGAGGGCGAGGCGGGCGTGGGCAAGACCGAGGTGGCCAAGGCGCTCGCATCGCTGCTCGATCGTGAGCTGATCCGGCTCCAGTGCTACGAGGGCATCGACGCCTCCCAGGCGCTGTACGAGTGGAACTACTCGAAACAGCTCATCGCAGTGCGCGCGATGCAGGACGTGACGGCAGAGACGAACGTGCAAGACCTGTTCGGACCGGAGTTCCTGGTCGAACGTCCACTGCTGTCCGCGATCCGCGCGGGCTCGAACGCGGTGCTCCTCGTCGACGAGCTCGATCGGGCCGACGACGAGTTCGAAGCGTTCCTGCTCGAGATCCTCTCGGAGTTCGCGGTGACGATCCCCGAGATCGGACGCATTGCAGCCGAGGAGCCACCGGTCGTCGTCATCACGTCGAACCGCACCCGCGAGCTCCACGACGCGCTGAAGCGGCGCTGCCTGTACCACTGGATCGACCATCCCGCGCTCGATCGAGAGATCGAGATCATCCGCACCCGTGCGCCCGAGGTTCCCGAGGCGCTCGCGCGCGACATCGCGACCGCCGTGATGCGGATCCGCGGGTTCGACATCACGAAACGGCCCGGCGTGGCCGAGACGATCGATTGGGCGAACGCGGTGACGTTCCTCGGCATCGACCGGTTGGACGAGGAAACCGCGATGGCAACGCTCGGAGCGGTGCTGAAGGACCACGACGACCAGGAGCTCGCGACGCCGCGCCTGGCCGAGGTCGTCGGCTCGGACGAATAGCCGATGGGCGTCGAGGCCGACGCGCTCGAGCGACTCATCGGGTTCGGACGGGAGCTTCGCCGCCGGGGCCTCAACGTCGGAACGGGCCGGATCGTCACGTTCTGCCGGAGCGCAGCCGCGCTCGGAGCCCTCGACCGAACCGGCCTGTATTGGGCCGGACGCTCCTCGTTGATCTCGAGGCCCGAGGATGCGCAGGCGTTCGACGCCGCCTTCGATGAGTGGTTCCGCGAGGGCATCCGGATCGAGCTCGACCTCGGCGCGCACCTGCCCGGAGCGGGGATCGAGCGCGACCTCGACGAGCTTCAAGGCCTGACGGTCGATGAAGACCCCGTGGTCGCCAAGGAGTGGCACGCGCTCGACGAGAGCGACGAGCCCGTGGGCGAGGACGCGATCCGAATCGTCGCAAGCGCGGTCGAACTCCTTCGCGAGAAGTCGTTCGCCGACCTAACCGAAGAGGAACGTTTGCGAGTGGCCCGCGTGATCCGTCGGCTCGCCGTTGCCGTCCCCAGGCGACGGACGCGACGCTTCCGACCGGCGCCGGGCGGAGCGCGGTTCGACGTGCGGCGAACGTTGCGTCGTTCGCTTCGGACCCACGGTGAGCCGTTCCATCGCGCCTGGCGCGATCGCGGCGTCAGGACGAGACCGCTCGTGCTCATCCTCGACGTCAGCGGTTCGATGTCGCCGTACGCGCGCGCGCTGCTGCAGTTCGCCTTCGCGGCGATGGCGGCGGGACGACGCGTCGAGGTGTTCTGCTTTGGAACCCGACTCACTCGGGTGACGCGAACACTCAAGACGAAAGACCCGGATCGCGCGATGGACGAGATCGGACGCCAGGTCGCGGACTGGGAGGGCGGAACGCGGATCGGCGCGTCGCTGAAAACCCTGCTCGACGAATGGGGGCAACGCGCGGCGCTTCGCGGCTCGGTCGCGGTGATCTGCTCGGACGGGCTCGAGCGCGGCGAGCCCGAACTGCTCCGCGACCAGATGGCGCGTCTTCGAAGGCTCGCGCACCGGGTCGTGTGGGTGAACCCGCTCAAGGGGAGCCCGAGGTACGAACCGCTCGCGCGAGGGATGGCCGCGGCGCTGCCCTCGATCGACGTGTTCCTCCCGGGTCACAACCTCGAGAGCCTCGAGGAGCTCTCCCACGCGCTCGCCGACTGACGCCTTCGGGCGCTGCGGCGTGACTACGATGACCGAGATGGATCAGTCGGAGGAACGCCCCGCATCGGTTCGGCGCATGGGGCGGCTCACCGAGTCCGCCGACGAAGGGCTCCTCACCTATGGCGGGTACCTCGCCGTCCCGGAGCTCCTCGCGCTCCAACGCCTTCGATCCGATCCGCCCGTGCACGACGAGCTCCTGTTCATCACCGTCCACCAGGCGTACGAGCTCTGGTTCAAGCAACTGATCTTCGAGCTCGAGTCGATCCGCGACCGGTTGATCGACGGCGATGCCGAACGAGCGCGCCACTACCTCACGCGCGTGCACGCGATCGAACGCGTGCTGATCGTGCACATCGAGGTGCTCGAGACGATGACGCCGCAGGACTTCCTGGAGTTTCGCTCGCTGCTCTCACCGGCGTCGGGGTTCCAGTCGGCGCAGTTTCGAGAGGTCGAGTTCATATCCGGCCTGAAGGATCGGCGCTACCTTCGCGAGCTCGCGGCGACGCCCGAAGAGGTCGAACGACTCAAGCGTCGCATGGACGAGCCGACCGTCTGGGATGGGTTCGTCGCGCTCGTCGAGTCGAACGGCCTACCGATGCCCGAGGACGACGAGGATGCGCGGCGCGACAGCCTTCTGCAGATAGCTCGCGAGCCGAAGCGGGCTCCGCTGTTCGCGGTCGCCGAGGGACTGCTCGATCACGACGAGGCGTTCGCGGAATGGCGCTACCGCCACGTGCTCATGGTCGAACGCGAGATCGGAGCGAAGGAAGGAACGGGGGGTTCGGCGGGGGTCGAGTACCTTCGCTCGACGCTGCACAAGCGCTTCTTCCCGGAGCTGTGGGGACTGCGCTCGCACCTCTAGAGAGCCCGCTTCGCGACGTACTCATCGATGAGCTCGTGGAGGCGCTCGCGTCCGAACGAGTCGTCGTGTCCACCGTGGACGATCCGAACAGGGAGATCGAGCAGCCGCCGCATGCTCCGCACGTAGTCGTCGATGTTCGACTCCGGCAACTCGTCGAGGAGTACGCCGCTCTCGTACACGCAGTCGCCCGAGAACAGCGTGCCGGTTTGCTCCTCCCACAACCCGATCTCGCCCGGCGTATGTCCGGGGAGGTGGAGGACCGTGAACCGTCGGTCGCCGAGGTCGAACACGTCACCCTCGTCGAGGACGCGCGTCGGCGCCGGGGGGTGGACCCGGTAGTCGCCGACGTCGAACCCCTCGTGCGGAAGCGCCGTGAGCAGCGACTGACCTACGTCGTAGCCTCCGAGCTCATCGGGCGGGTAGTCCTCGATTCGAAGGCTGGCGAACCCGCCGGCATTCGCGACCGACGCGGCGTCGTTGCGGTGGACGGCGACCTCGTCGAACTCGTGCAGGCCACCGGTGTGATCGAAGTGGCGATGAGTGGCGACGGCGACGACCGGCCGCTCGAACAGCGTGTCGAGCTGCTCGCGGAGCGAGGCGATCCCGAGACCGGTGTCGACGAGAAGGTCCCGTTCGCGCCCGCGAACGAGGTACATGTTCCCGCGCAGGAACGGGTCGACGTGAGGCTCGACGATGCGGATCACGCCTTCGTCGACCGTCTCGTGGTCGAACCACCGGTCGGCGACGCGCATCGCGCGGGATCGTAGCGATTTGACGGGCCGCGTCGGCCCGGGATAGGACCCGCCTGTTCGGTCGAAAGGAGGTTCGCATGGCCACGGATCTGTCGGTGTCGGTCAAGGACGAGCCGGGCGGGCTCGCGGGAGTCGCGAAGGCGCTGGGCGACGCTGGCGTGAACATCGAGGGACTGGCGGGACTTGGTGGCGGCGGCGCCGGTCACATCCATCTGCTCGTGGAGGACGCCGGCAAGGCGCGGTCCGCGCTCGAGGGGGCCGGTTACTCGATCGACGGCGAGCGCGAAGCGCTGGTACTGGACGTCGCGGGTGAGGATCGTCCCGGCTCGCTCGCCATGATCGCCGGCAAGGCGTCGGACGCGGGTGTCAACCTCACGGCGTGTTACGCCGCGACTCGTTCACGAATCGTGCTGGTCTCGGACGACGCTGCGGCACTGCGAAAGGCGGTCGGCGGGTAGACGTCGGTTCAGCTCGAGCGAGGACCGTTCCTCTCGGACTCCTGATAGGCGCGGTCCAGCAGCTCGATGGGATGAACGACGCGGACGTCCGCGCCGAGCTCCCGCACGCCGGCCGCGATCTGCATCGTGCACCCCGGGTTCGCGCTGGCGACGACGGCGGCGCCGGTCGACACGACGGCCTCGGCCTTCCGCCTGCGGAGCTCCGACGACATCTCGGGCTCGACGACGCTGTAGAGACCGGCCGCGCCGCAACAGACGTCCCCGTTCGGCACGTCGACGACCTCGAGTCCGGGGATCGTTCGCAGCACCGACCGCGGCTGTTCGCGGATCTTCTGGACGCGGAGGGCGTGGCACGCGTCGTGATAGGCCACGCGGTCGACGCCCGCGCCCGCCGTCGGACGTTCGAAGCCCTCGTCGGCCAGCAGCTCCATCACGTCGCGTGCCTTCGCAGACAACGCGTGCGCGCCGTCGGTCCCGAGGAGCTCGCCGACGTCGGTCAGGTGCGCTCCGCAGCCCGCCGCATTCGCCGCGACGAAATCGGCGTCGGCGAAGGCCCGCACGTTGTGATCGGCGAGCCGTCGAGCGGTGTCCAGTCTGCCGTGGTGCGCCGAAAGGGCTCCGCAGCAGTGCTGCGCGCGCGGCACCACGACATGCCATCCGTTCCGCGCGAGGACGCGGATCGTCGAGCGGTTCACCTGCCGGTACCAACGATCTTGAACGCAGCCCGACAGCAGCGCGACCGTGCCCTTCGCCTCGCCGCGTGGCCGCGTCGCTTCGGGGAGCCGCCGGAGCAGCTCGGTTCGCTTCGGGACCATCGCGCGAACGCGTTTCGGCATGAACGCCACGCCGATCGGTTGGAGTGCGGCAGCGAGCCACAGCAACTTCTTGCGTGGCAACGTCACGTCGAGCCCGAGCCATCGGACGAACCGCGCGCGTCGGGAACGGAGCGGTTCGATCTGCGTGCGCGCGTGCTCCATCATCCGCCCGAACGGGACGTGCGATGGGCACACGTCCTCGCACGCTCGACACGCAAGGCAGAGATCCATGAATCCGGCGAACGTGTCGTCGACGTTCGCCACGCCCTCGTTCACCGCGCGCATCGCGGCGATCCGGCCTCGTGGCGAGGCCGACTCCTCGCCGGTCAGCCGGTACGTCGGGCAGTGCGGAAGGCACAGCCCACACGCGACGCACGAGGAGAGGTCGGCCGTCGTCGGCGCGTCGGCCACGACCGGCCAGCGCGGCTCGGCGCCCGGGAGCGGACCGATGAACCGCGCGCCCTCCGGCATCTCCGCGCCGAGCGCGGTTCGTTCGTTCGCCATGTCCATCTTCACGGCGATGCTATCGCCGTGAAGATGGGAGACCCGGACGAACGCCGCTCAGCCGGTGTTCTGACGACCCGCCGCGACGCCGTTGATCGTTGTCGCGCTCAGACCCCGCCCCAACCCCGGCCGGGCGCCAGCACGCCGTTCGGATCAAACGCCGCCTTCAGTCGTCGCTGGACCTCCGGCGCGGGTATCGGATCCTCCCCTAGGCCGCCGGGCCCACGGATCACCGGGCCGATCCCGCCGGCCTCGTGCACCCGCCGGCGAAGCGTGTCGAGCGGAGCGTCGGCGTGATCGAGACCCACCCAGGCGATCCCCACGCCGACGAGTGCGCTCCAGCGGTCGCCGTCGACGACGTCGCCGAGCCGCGACGGCGTGACCGCGACTTCCGCGACGACCGGAGCCTCGTCCCACGGGCTCGACAGGGGGAACGGAGCATCGTCTGCCTCATCCACCGGTTCTGCGACATCACGCGCGGCGAGCGACTGCTCGTCCACCTCAGCGGTCCAGCCCTCCAGTCGAAGCTCCACACCGTCCGGCGTCGCGATGATGCCGGCCGCCGCCGGCACCGCGTCGAGGAGCGCGGTTGCCATCGTCAGATCGCCACCGAATCGAAGCGTCCGCCGGCGTTGTGGGAGCGGACGGACCTTGAGCGCAACCTGCGCGATGACTCCGAGCGTGCCGAGCGAGCCGGAGAGGAGCTTGTGCACGTCGTAGCCGGTGACGTTCTTCACGGTTCGCGCGCCGCTGCGAACGAACCGGCCGTCGCCCGTCACCACCTCGGCCTCGAGCACCGTATCGCGGAGGGGCCCGAGCTTGAGCCGTCGCGGGCTCGAGGCCGAGCTCGCGACGACTCCGCCGACGGTCGCGGCATCCGGCGCGTCGGCGGGCCACTCCTGTCCGCCGCCCGCCAGGAGACTCCGAAGCGTGCCGACCCTCATGCCGGCCTCGACGACGGCGATCATCTCGGCCGGCTCGTACGCGATGAGCGCATCGAGCTGCGTCGTCCACAGCTCGCCGTCGACGTCGGAAGGGTTTCCCTTGTCGAGATGCTGCCCGCCGCCGACGACGAGCACACGTCGTCCGTCGGCGTTTGCCCGACGAACCTCCTCAACGAGGTCTCGCTTCGTTTGCGGGTGGATCCGCGGAACGGGGGTCACAGCCAGGCGCCTTCGGGAAGCTCGGCGGCCGCGCGCGCCGCGTCGTCCCCGCGCGCCATGGCGAAGTCACCGCATCGAGCGCCATCGGGAAGGACCTTCAGTGGGTTCATCCGGGCGTCGGGATCGAACGCCGAGCGAACGCACGCCTGCGCCGAGAGATCCTCGGCGGTGAACACGAGGGGCATGAAGTCCCGCTTCTCCAGACCGATGCCGTGCTCGCCGGAGAGCGCTCCACCGGCATCGACGCAGAGCCGGACGATCTCCTCGCTCGCGGCGAGAACGCGCTCGAGCGTTCCCGGAACGGTTCGGTCGAACGAGAGCAACGGATGGAGGTTGCCGTCGCCCGCGTGGAACACGTTCGTCACGATGAGGTCGTGACGGTCGGCGATGTCGTACACGCCGGCGAGGACGTCGACGAGCTTGGACCGCGGTACGACGCAGTCGTGGAGGTGGTAGTGCGGCGCGATCTGAGCAACCGCGCCGAACGCCGACTTCCGCCCCTTCCAGATCAGCGCCGCTTCGGCTTCGTCCGCCGCGACGCGGATCGTTCGAACGCCATTGGCGCTCGCCGCCGACTCGACCGCGGTCGCCTGCTCCTCGACCGCGGCCTCCGTGCCGTCGACCTCGACGATGAGGATCGCGGCGGCGTCGGTCGGGTAGCCGGCGTGCGCGAACCGCTCGGCGGCGACGACGATCCCATGGTCCATCATCTCGACGGCGGCAGGAACGACCCCGCTCGCGATGATCGCCGAAACCGTTGCGGCGCAGTCGCCAACGGTATCGAAGTCGAGCAGCATGGTCCGGATGGCCGGCGGCAGGGGCGTCAGCCGGACGCACACGGCGGCGACGACGCCGAGCGTTCCCTCCGACCCGACGAAGACTGCTCGAAGGTCGTAGCCGGCCGCCTCGGGGCCCTCGGAGCCGAGCCGTTCGACGGTCCCGTCGGGCAGGACGACGTCGAGCGCGAGGACGTGGTTCGACGTCACGCCGTAGGCCAGGCAGTGCGGTCCGCCGGCGTTCGTGCTGACGTTGCCGCCGATCGAGGATGTCTGCTGCGACGACGGGTCTGGCGCGTAGGTGAACCCGTACGGGCGGAGAGCGTTCGCCAGGTCGAGGTTCGCCAACCCCGGCTCCACCCACGCGATACGATCGGCCGGACGAACCTCGATGAGGTCGGTCATCTTCGACGTGACCACCACGAGCGCGTCCCCGATCGGCGTCGACCCCCCGGCGAGGCCGGTTCCCGAGCCGCGCGGCACGATCGGCAGGCCGTGCTCGCCGGCGATACGAACGCACGCGACCACGTCCGATAGTCGTTGGGGGAACGCCACGAGCGCGCATCCACCCTCGACGAGCGACGCGTCGCGCGCGTACAGACGGAGGGCGAGCGGATCGGAGAGGACCTCGGATTGACCGAGCGCTCCCTCGAGTGCGCGACGTGCTGCCTCGACGTCGGCCATGACGCGCGTTCAGGCTAACGCGGTCCGTCGATCGGTTGAACGCTGCGTTAGGCGACCCGGCCGGGCTGACCCTCAGGCGTCGACAGCGGTCGGCCCTCCGCCGCCCACTCCTCGAGCCCACCATCCAGGTTGTGGGCAGTGAACCCACGCGCCTGCAGCATCAAGGCGCCGAGCTCGCTGCGGTTGCCCGAACGACACACGACGACCGTTTCCTTGTTCGGATCGAGCTGGTCGACGGCGCCGGCCAGGATCGAGTTCAGCGGGACGTGGATCGAGCCTTCGATGCGCCCCGCCTCCCACTCGTCGGGCTCACGGCAGTCGACGATCTGCACCTCGTGGAGGCGCTCGGCCAGGCCGCTCGATGTCGTGAGATCGCTCGTGGTGTCTCCCCGCACGCGAGGGAACGGGAAAAGGCAATGCTAGCAGCGCGTCCGCGTACGACTCACTCGCCGAGAGCGCGTTGGAACGCGTCGAGGGCCTCGCCATCGAACAGCACGAAGCGAACCTCGTGGACGGATGTCCGCGCGCCCCGCACGGATTGAATCGCCACGGATGCTGCCTCCTGAACCGGGTACCCGAACACGCCTGTCGAGATAGCGGGAAACGCCACCGTCTTGGCGCCGAGCTCGTCGGCCACGCGCAACGCCTCCGCGTGGCACGTTGCGAGAAGCTGAGCTGGTTCGTCTACGCGGTCGTAGACCGGCCCGACGGTGTGGATCACCCACTGCGACGGCAGCTCACCCGCCGTCGTCGCGACCGCCTGCCCCGTTGGAAGACCGTCCGGGAACCGCGTCCGCCGGACCTCTTTGCACTCCTCGAGGATCGCCGGGCCACCTTTGCGGTGGATCGCGCCGTCGACGCCACCGCCGCCGAGCAGGGACGAGTTCGCCGCGTTCACCACCGCGTCGACCTGCTGTTCGGTGATGTCGCCTCGCGCGAGCATGATCCGTGGAGCCACGACGTCAGCGTAGCCTGCGCCGAGCCACCGGTTCGACCTGGGAACGCCACCTGCGGTTCAATACCCGTAGCTGAACGAACCAAGGAGACGGAGGGAAGCGTGGCCGAGATCGTGATGGACGACGTATCGAAGGTCTATCCAGATGGAACCGTCGGCATCTCGGACCTCAGTCTGGACATCAAGGACGGCGAGTTCATCGTGCTCGTCGGCCCGTCGGGCTGCGGCAAGACCACCGCGCTGCGGATGGTCGCCGGACTGGAGAGCATCACCGGCGGAACGATCAGCATCGGCGACCGGGTCGTGAACGCGGTTCCCCCGAAGGAACGCGACATCGCGATGGTGTTCCAGAACTACGCGCTGTATCCCCACATGAGCGTGTACGACAACATGGCGTTCGGGCTGAAGCTGCGGAAGCTGTCGAAGGAGGAGATCGACCGGCGAGTGAAGGAAGCCGCGACCATCCTCGGATTGGAGGACTTCCTTCAACGCAAGCCGAAGGCGCTGTCGGGCGGTCAGCGCCAGCGCGTGGCGATGGGTCGCGCGATCGTTCGCGAGCCGAAGGCGTTCCTCATGGACGAGCCGCTGTCCAACCTGGACGCGAAGCTCCGCGTGCAGATGCGTTCCGAGATC
The genomic region above belongs to Actinomycetota bacterium and contains:
- a CDS encoding DUF222 domain-containing protein, whose amino-acid sequence is MSTLRSALDELRSTDVFALSEEQLASDLDELEHATRVFEVERGRRVAELERRGTHARDGHLSLASWLASRHRVAPLTAAGHVRMARALEAMPVAADALASGELSSSAITLLASAREEAPEQFARAEESLVAAARTLSVEELKDVVARWRHDHADEAEDDRQELYLSPTLVGRGKVFGDLNAETTQVMITALRAVQDTEVRSNDRTDARSPARRRADALGEICRQWLDSSDRPTVAGERPHVIVTIDVGSLGRRENGPGTARSAGARLGGRLADVGAISAADALMWACDAQVSRVITDATLRPLDVGRTTRITPPWIRKALMVRDGGCAFPDCGRPPSWCDPHHVVHWTNGGPTALSNLVLLCRRHHRLIHHKRFSVQIVDGLPRFSRSDGTVLETADRAPP
- a CDS encoding MoxR family ATPase; amino-acid sequence: MPNATFASIEELQQRLAAERYLADRGLATAIYLAVSLDKPLLLEGEAGVGKTEVAKALASLLDRELIRLQCYEGIDASQALYEWNYSKQLIAVRAMQDVTAETNVQDLFGPEFLVERPLLSAIRAGSNAVLLVDELDRADDEFEAFLLEILSEFAVTIPEIGRIAAEEPPVVVITSNRTRELHDALKRRCLYHWIDHPALDREIEIIRTRAPEVPEALARDIATAVMRIRGFDITKRPGVAETIDWANAVTFLGIDRLDEETAMATLGAVLKDHDDQELATPRLAEVVGSDE
- a CDS encoding VWA domain-containing protein — translated: MGVEADALERLIGFGRELRRRGLNVGTGRIVTFCRSAAALGALDRTGLYWAGRSSLISRPEDAQAFDAAFDEWFREGIRIELDLGAHLPGAGIERDLDELQGLTVDEDPVVAKEWHALDESDEPVGEDAIRIVASAVELLREKSFADLTEEERLRVARVIRRLAVAVPRRRTRRFRPAPGGARFDVRRTLRRSLRTHGEPFHRAWRDRGVRTRPLVLILDVSGSMSPYARALLQFAFAAMAAGRRVEVFCFGTRLTRVTRTLKTKDPDRAMDEIGRQVADWEGGTRIGASLKTLLDEWGQRAALRGSVAVICSDGLERGEPELLRDQMARLRRLAHRVVWVNPLKGSPRYEPLARGMAAALPSIDVFLPGHNLESLEELSHALAD
- a CDS encoding tryptophan 2,3-dioxygenase family protein, coding for MDQSEERPASVRRMGRLTESADEGLLTYGGYLAVPELLALQRLRSDPPVHDELLFITVHQAYELWFKQLIFELESIRDRLIDGDAERARHYLTRVHAIERVLIVHIEVLETMTPQDFLEFRSLLSPASGFQSAQFREVEFISGLKDRRYLRELAATPEEVERLKRRMDEPTVWDGFVALVESNGLPMPEDDEDARRDSLLQIAREPKRAPLFAVAEGLLDHDEAFAEWRYRHVLMVEREIGAKEGTGGSAGVEYLRSTLHKRFFPELWGLRSHL
- a CDS encoding MBL fold metallo-hydrolase, whose product is MRVADRWFDHETVDEGVIRIVEPHVDPFLRGNMYLVRGRERDLLVDTGLGIASLREQLDTLFERPVVAVATHRHFDHTGGLHEFDEVAVHRNDAASVANAGGFASLRIEDYPPDELGGYDVGQSLLTALPHEGFDVGDYRVHPPAPTRVLDEGDVFDLGDRRFTVLHLPGHTPGEIGLWEEQTGTLFSGDCVYESGVLLDELPESNIDDYVRSMRRLLDLPVRIVHGGHDDSFGRERLHELIDEYVAKRAL
- a CDS encoding ACT domain-containing protein — protein: MATDLSVSVKDEPGGLAGVAKALGDAGVNIEGLAGLGGGGAGHIHLLVEDAGKARSALEGAGYSIDGEREALVLDVAGEDRPGSLAMIAGKASDAGVNLTACYAATRSRIVLVSDDAAALRKAVGG
- a CDS encoding (Fe-S)-binding protein yields the protein MDMANERTALGAEMPEGARFIGPLPGAEPRWPVVADAPTTADLSSCVACGLCLPHCPTYRLTGEESASPRGRIAAMRAVNEGVANVDDTFAGFMDLCLACRACEDVCPSHVPFGRMMEHARTQIEPLRSRRARFVRWLGLDVTLPRKKLLWLAAALQPIGVAFMPKRVRAMVPKRTELLRRLPEATRPRGEAKGTVALLSGCVQDRWYRQVNRSTIRVLARNGWHVVVPRAQHCCGALSAHHGRLDTARRLADHNVRAFADADFVAANAAGCGAHLTDVGELLGTDGAHALSAKARDVMELLADEGFERPTAGAGVDRVAYHDACHALRVQKIREQPRSVLRTIPGLEVVDVPNGDVCCGAAGLYSVVEPEMSSELRRRKAEAVVSTGAAVVASANPGCTMQIAAGVRELGADVRVVHPIELLDRAYQESERNGPRSS
- a CDS encoding FAD-binding protein translates to MTPVPRIHPQTKRDLVEEVRRANADGRRVLVVGGGQHLDKGNPSDVDGELWTTQLDALIAYEPAEMIAVVEAGMRVGTLRSLLAGGGQEWPADAPDAATVGGVVASSASSPRRLKLGPLRDTVLEAEVVTGDGRFVRSGARTVKNVTGYDVHKLLSGSLGTLGVIAQVALKVRPLPQRRRTLRFGGDLTMATALLDAVPAAAGIIATPDGVELRLEGWTAEVDEQSLAARDVAEPVDEADDAPFPLSSPWDEAPVVAEVAVTPSRLGDVVDGDRWSALVGVGIAWVGLDHADAPLDTLRRRVHEAGGIGPVIRGPGGLGEDPIPAPEVQRRLKAAFDPNGVLAPGRGWGGV
- a CDS encoding FAD-linked oxidase C-terminal domain-containing protein, producing MADVEAARRALEGALGQSEVLSDPLALRLYARDASLVEGGCALVAFPQRLSDVVACVRIAGEHGLPIVPRGSGTGLAGGSTPIGDALVVVTSKMTDLIEVRPADRIAWVEPGLANLDLANALRPYGFTYAPDPSSQQTSSIGGNVSTNAGGPHCLAYGVTSNHVLALDVVLPDGTVERLGSEGPEAAGYDLRAVFVGSEGTLGVVAAVCVRLTPLPPAIRTMLLDFDTVGDCAATVSAIIASGVVPAAVEMMDHGIVVAAERFAHAGYPTDAAAILIVEVDGTEAAVEEQATAVESAASANGVRTIRVAADEAEAALIWKGRKSAFGAVAQIAPHYHLHDCVVPRSKLVDVLAGVYDIADRHDLIVTNVFHAGDGNLHPLLSFDRTVPGTLERVLAASEEIVRLCVDAGGALSGEHGIGLEKRDFMPLVFTAEDLSAQACVRSAFDPDARMNPLKVLPDGARCGDFAMARGDDAARAAAELPEGAWL
- a CDS encoding rhodanese-like domain-containing protein, whose translation is MRGDTTSDLTTSSGLAERLHEVQIVDCREPDEWEAGRIEGSIHVPLNSILAGAVDQLDPNKETVVVCRSGNRSELGALMLQARGFTAHNLDGGLEEWAAEGRPLSTPEGQPGRVA
- a CDS encoding O-acetyl-ADP-ribose deacetylase, with the protein product MLARGDITEQQVDAVVNAANSSLLGGGGVDGAIHRKGGPAILEECKEVRRTRFPDGLPTGQAVATTAGELPSQWVIHTVGPVYDRVDEPAQLLATCHAEALRVADELGAKTVAFPAISTGVFGYPVQEAASVAIQSVRGARTSVHEVRFVLFDGEALDAFQRALGE